From the genome of Malus domestica chromosome 04, GDT2T_hap1, one region includes:
- the LOC139195135 gene encoding ATPase 11, plasma membrane-type-like, translating into MFGYNKLEEKKESKLLKFLGFMWNPLSWVMEAAALMSICLAHGGGLGMDYHDFVGIIILLIVNSTISFIEENNAGNAAQALMARLAPKAKVLRDGKWSEEDASVLVPGDIISIKLGDIIPADARLLEGDALKIDQSALTGESLPVTKNAGDGVYSGSTCKQGELEAVVIATGVHTFFGKAAHLVENTTHVGHFQQVLTSIGNFCICSIATGLVIELIVFICQKRGYRPSVDNLLVLLIGGIPIAMPTVLSVTMAIGSHRLAQQGAITKRMTAIEEMAGMDVLCSDKTGTLTLNKLTVDKNLIEVFAKGVEKDTVVLMAARASRLENQDAIDAAIVAMLADPKEARAGITEVHFLPFNPTDKRTALTYIDTTGNMHRVSKGAPEQILNLASNKSEIEKRVHTVIEKFAERGLRSLAVARQEVPAGTKDSPGGPWEFVGLLPLFDPPRHDSAETIRRALDLGVSVKMITGDQLAIGKETGRRLGMGTNMYPSSALLGENKNSIDGTLVIDELIENADGFAGVFPEHKYEIVQRLQGKKHIVGMTGDGVNDAPALKKADIGIAVADATDAARGASDIVLTEPGLSVIISAVLTSRAIFQRMKNYTIYAVSITIRIVLGFLLLAVFWKFDFPPFMVLIIAILNDGTIMTISKDRVKPSPVPDSWKLSEIFATGIVLGSYLAVTTVIFFSIIYDTKFFPKKFGVEDIFNENLYYTNGTLIPGMNAKLSSALYLQVSTISQALIFVTRSRGWSFLEVPGLLLLSAFVIAQLIATLISALVTWKIARIQAIGWKWCGVVWIYNILIYMLLDPVKIFVRYALSGRAWSLVLNKRTAFNTQKDFGKEFREAAWAAEQRTVHGLPSMEAKNIPERHTFRDVSIMAEEARRRAEIARLRELHTLKGKVESFAKLRGLDIETNPNYTI; encoded by the exons ATGTTTGGCTACAACAAACTTGAAGagaaaaag GAGAgcaaactactcaaatttctggGATTTATGTGGAACCCTTTGTCTTGGGTTATGGAAGCAGCTGCGTTAATGTCCATATGTCTTGCGCACGGAGGC GGACTGGGTATGGATTATCACGATTTCGTGGGTATCATTATATTACTCATAGTTAATTCAACTATAAGTTTTATAGAGGAAAACAATGCTGGTAATGCAGCTCAAGCCCTTATGGCAAGACTGGCTCCAAAGGCGAAG GTTTTACGAGATGGAAAATGGAGTGAGGAAGATGCTTCTGTGCTGGTTCCTGGAGACATTATCAGTATCAAATTGGGTGATATTATTCCTGCTGATGCTCGTTTGCTCGAAGGAGATGCTTTAAAAATTGATCAG TCCGCTCTTACAGGAGAGTCACTTCCAGTAACTAAGAATGCCGGTGATGGTGTATACTCTGGTTCAACATGTAAACAAGGTGAACTTGAAGCGGTTGTCATTGCAACTGGAGTACATACCTTCTTCGGAAAAGCTGCCCATCTTGTTGAAAACACAACTCATGTTGGGCACTTTCAGCAG GTCTTAACATCTATTGGAAACTTTTGCATTTGTTCAATAGCCACTGGACTTGTGATTGAGCTCATTGTCTTCATTTGTCAAAAAAGAGGTTATCGTCCTTCGGTAGACAACCTTCTTGTTCTACTTATCGGTGGCATCCCAATTGCTATGCCAACAGTTCTGTCTGTCACCATGGCCATCGGTTCTCATCGGTTAGCTCAGCAG GGTGCAATTACCAAGAGAATGACAGCTATTGAAGAAATGGCTGGGATGGATGTGCTCTGCAGTGATAAAACTGGAACTTTAACTCTCAACAAACTAACAGTGGACAAGAATTTGATAGAG GTCTTCGCCAAAGGTGTTGAAAAGGACACGGTTGTATTGATGGCTGCAAGGGCTTCAAGATTGGAAAATCAAGATGCTATTGATGCAGCAATTGTTGCCATGCTAGCTGATCCTAAGGAG GCTCGAGCGGGGATTACAGAAGTTCACTTCCTTCCATTCAATCCAACTGATAAGAGGACAGCACTTACATACATAGACACAACCGGTAACATGCACAGAGTGAGCAAAGGTGCACCAGAGCAG ATACTCAATTTGGCAAGCAACAAATCAGAAATTGAAAAAAGGGTACATACAGTAATTGAAAAATTCGCAGAGCGTGGACTTCGATCCCTTGCTGTTGCACGGCAG GAAGTTCCTGCTGGTACGAAAGACAGTCCCGGTGGACCTTGGGAGTTTGTCGGTCTTCTCCCCCTGTTTGATCCACCACGTCATGACAGCGCTGAAACTATTAGAAGAGCTCTAGATTTGGGTGTGAGTGTTAAAATGATCACGGGTGATCAACTGGCAATTGGAAAAGAAACTGGGAGACGACTTGGGATGGGCACAAACATGTATCCATCATCGGCGTTGCTTGGTGAAAATAAGAATAGCATAGATGGAACTCTAGTAATTGATGAACTCATTGAGAATGCTGATGGTTTTGCTGGTGTATTTCCTG AACATAAATATGAGATCGTTCAGCGATTACAAGGTAAGAAGCACATAGTCGGAATGACAGGTGATGGAGTCAATGATGCACCAGCATTGAAGAAAGCAGACATAGGAATTGCTGTCGCCGATGCCACAGATGCAGCCCGTGGTGCATCTGATATAGTACTGACAGAACCTGGTTTGAGTGTGATTATCAGTGCTGTTTTGACAAGCCGTGCAATCTTTCAAAGAATGAAGAATTACACA aTATACGCAGTATCTATAACAATACGTATTGTG CTCGGTTTCTTGTTGCTTGCGGTATTCTGGAAATTTGATTTCCCTCCTTTTATGGTCCTAATCATTGCCATTCTTAATGATG GTACTATTATGACGATATCCAAGGACAGGGTTAAGCCATCTCCAGTTCCTGACAGTTGGAAGCTGAGTGAAATCTTTGCAACCGGGATTGTGTTAGGCAGTTATCTTGCCGTTACCACAGTTATATTCTTCTCGATCATTTACGATACTAAATTTTTTCCG AAAAAATTCGGTGTAGAAGATATCTTCAATGAGAATCTCTATTATACCAACGGGACCCTCATTCCGGGAATGAATGCCAAGCTATCATCTGCTCTGTACCTTCAAGTTAGCACCATCAGCCAGGCTCTAATTTTTGTCACTCGCTCCCGAGGATGGTCATTCCTGGAAGTACCTGGTCTGCTTCTGCTTAGTGCTTTCGTAATTGCTCAACTG ATTGCTACATTAATATCTGCTTTAGTAACATGGAAAATTGCTAGAATTCAAGCAATCGGCTGGAAATGGTGTGGTGTCGTATGGATATACAACATTCTAATCTACATGCTACTTGATCCTGTCAAGATTTTCGTTCGATATGCACTCAGCGGGAGGGCTTGGAGTTTGGTATTGAACAAAAGA ACGGCTTTCAACACCCAAAAGGACTTCGGTAAAGAGTTCCGTGAGGCTGCATGGGCGGCAGAACAGCGGACGGTCCATGGCCTCCCATCTATGGAGGCAAAGAACATTCCTGAGAGGCACACATTCAGGGATGTTAGCATCATGGCTGAAGAAGCCAGGAGACGTGCAGAGATTGCAAG ACTAAGGGAGCTTCACACTCTGAAGGGGAAGGTCGAGTCCTTTGCAAAGCTAAGGGGTTTAGACATCGAAACGAACCCAAATTACACTATCTAA
- the LOC103427520 gene encoding ATPase 11, plasma membrane-type-like, with protein sequence MDALETILKEAVDLENIPVEEVFENLKCTAEGLSTDEVQKRLEMFGYNKLEEKKESKLLKFLGFMWNPLSWVMEAAALMSICLAHGGGLGMDYHDFVGIIILLIVNSTISFIEENNAGNAAQALMARLAPKAKVLRDGKWSEEDASVLVPGDIISIKLGDIIPADARLLEGDALKIDQSALTGESLPVTKNAGDGVYSGSTCKQGELEAVVIATGVHTFFGKAAHLVENTTHVGHFQQVLTSIGNFCICSIATGLVIELIVFICQKRGYRPSVDNLLVLLIGGIPIAMPTVLSVTMAIGSHRLAQQGAITKRMTAIEEMAGMDVLCSDKTGTLTLNKLTVDKNLIEVIILILTSICRASRLENQDAIDAAIVAMLADPKEARAGITEVHFLPFNPTDKRTALTYIDTTGNMHRVSKGAPEQILNLASNKSEIEKRVHTVIEKFAERGLRSLAVARQEVPAGTKDSPGGPWEFVGLLPLFDPPRHDSAETIRRALDLGVSVKMITGDQLAIGKETGRRLGMGTNMYPSSALLGENKNSIDGTLVIDELIENADGFAGVFPEHKYEIVQRLQGKKHIVGMTGDGVNDAPALKKADIGIAVADATDAARGASDIVLTEPGLSVIISAVLTSRAIFQRMKNYTIYAVSITIRIVLGFLLLAVFWKFDFPPFMVLIIAILNDGTIMTISKDRVKPSPVPDSWKLSEIFATGIVLGSYLAVTTVIFFSIIYDTKFFPKKFGVEDIFNENLYYTNGTLNPGMNAKLSSALYLQVSTISQALIFVTRSRGWSFLEVPGLLLLSAFVIAQLIATLISALVTWKIARIQAIGWKWCGVVWIYNILIYMLLDPVKIFVRYALSGRAWSLVLNKRTAFNTQKDFGKEFREAAWAAEQRTVHGLPSMEAKNIPERHTFRDVSIMAEEARRRAEIARLRELHTLKGKVESFAKLRGLDIETNPNYTI encoded by the exons ATGGATGCCCTTGAGACTATTTTGAAGGAAGCTGTTGATCTG GAGAACATACCCGTTGAGGAAGTcttcgaaaatttgaaatgtACAGCTGAGGGTCTCAGTACTGACGAGGTACAAAAGCGGTTGGAGATGTTTGGCTACAACAAACTTGAAGagaaaaag GAGAgcaaactactcaaatttctggGATTTATGTGGAACCCTTTGTCTTGGGTTATGGAAGCAGCTGCGTTAATGTCCATATGTCTTGCGCACGGAGGC GGACTGGGTATGGATTATCACGATTTCGTGGGTATCATTATATTACTCATAGTTAATTCAACTATAAGTTTTATAGAGGAAAACAATGCTGGTAATGCAGCTCAAGCCCTTATGGCAAGACTGGCTCCAAAGGCGAAG GTTTTACGAGATGGAAAATGGAGTGAGGAAGATGCTTCTGTGCTGGTTCCTGGAGACATTATCAGTATCAAATTGGGTGATATTATTCCTGCTGATGCTCGTTTGCTCGAAGGAGATGCTTTAAAAATTGATCAG TCCGCTCTTACAGGAGAGTCACTTCCAGTAACTAAGAATGCCGGTGATGGTGTATACTCTGGTTCAACATGTAAACAAGGTGAACTTGAAGCGGTTGTCATTGCAACTGGAGTACATACCTTCTTCGGAAAAGCTGCCCATCTTGTTGAAAACACAACTCATGTTGGGCACTTTCAGCAG GTCTTAACATCTATTGGAAACTTTTGCATTTGTTCAATAGCCACTGGACTTGTGATTGAGCTCATTGTCTTCATTTGTCAAAAAAGAGGTTATCGTCCTTCGGTAGACAACCTTCTTGTTCTACTTATCGGTGGCATCCCAATTGCTATGCCAACAGTTCTGTCTGTCACCATGGCCATTGGTTCTCATCGGTTGGCTCAGCAG GGTGCAATTACCAAGAGAATGACAGCTATTGAAGAAATGGCTGGGATGGATGTGCTCTGCAGTGATAAAACTGGAACTTTAACTCTCAACAAACTAACAGTGGACAAGAATTTGATAGAGGTGATAATCTTGATCCT CACCTCCATTTGCAGGGCTTCAAGATTGGAAAATCAAGATGCTATTGATGCAGCAATTGTTGCCATGCTAGCTGATCCTAAGGAG GCTCGCGCGGGGATTACAGAAGTTCACTTCCTTCCATTCAATCCAACTGATAAGAGGACAGCACTTACATACATAGACACAACCGGTAACATGCACAGAGTGAGCAAAGGTGCACCAGAGCAG ATACTCAATTTGGCAAGCAACAAATCAGAAATTGAAAAAAGGGTACATACAGTAATTGAAAAATTCGCAGAGCGTGGACTTCGATCCCTTGCTGTTGCACGGCAG GAAGTTCCTGCTGGTACGAAAGACAGTCCCGGTGGACCTTGGGAGTTTGTCGGTCTTCTCCCCCTATTTGATCCACCACGTCATGACAGCGCTGAAACTATTAGAAGAGCTCTAGATTTGGGTGTGAGTGTTAAAATGATCACGGGTGATCAACTGGCAATTGGAAAAGAAACTGGGAGACGACTTGGGATGGGCACAAACATGTATCCATCATCGGCGTTGCTTGGTGAAAATAAGAATAGCATAGATGGAACTCTAGTAATTGATGAACTCATTGAGAATGCTGATGGTTTTGCTGGTGTATTTCCTG AACATAAATATGAGATCGTTCAGCGATTACAAGGTAAGAAGCACATAGTCGGAATGACAGGTGATGGAGTCAATGATGCACCAGCATTGAAGAAAGCAGACATAGGAATTGCTGTCGCCGATGCCACAGATGCAGCCCGTGGTGCATCTGATATAGTACTGACAGAACCTGGTTTGAGTGTGATTATCAGTGCTGTTTTGACAAGCCGTGcgatctttcaaagaatgaAGAATTACACA aTATACGCAGTATCTATAACAATACGTATTGTG CTCGGTTTCTTGTTGCTTGCGGTATTCTGGAAATTTGATTTCCCTCCTTTTATGGTCCTAATCATTGCCATTCTTAATGATG GTACTATTATGACGATATCCAAGGACAGGGTTAAGCCATCTCCAGTTCCTGACAGTTGGAAGCTGAGTGAAATCTTTGCAACCGGGATTGTGTTAGGCAGTTATCTTGCCGTTACCACAGTTATATTCTTCTCGATCATTTACGATACTAAATTTTTTCCG AAAAAATTCGGTGTAGAAGATATCTTCAATGAGAATCTCTATTATACCAACGGGACCCTCAATCCGGGAATGAATGCCAAGCTATCATCTGCTCTGTACCTTCAAGTTAGCACCATCAGCCAGGCTCTAATTTTTGTCACTCGCTCCCGAGGATGGTCATTCCTGGAAGTACCTGGTCTGCTTCTGCTTAGTGCTTTCGTAATTGCTCAACTG ATTGCTACATTAATATCTGCTTTAGTAACATGGAAAATTGCTAGAATTCAAGCAATCGGCTGGAAATGGTGTGGTGTCGTATGGATATACAACATTCTAATCTACATGCTACTTGATCCTGTCAAGATTTTCGTTCGATATGCACTCAGCGGGAGGGCTTGGAGTTTGGTATTGAACAAAAGA ACGGCTTTCAACACCCAAAAGGACTTCGGTAAAGAGTTCCGTGAGGCTGCATGGGCGGCAGAACAGCGGACGGTCCATGGCCTCCCATCTATGGAGGCAAAGAACATTCCTGAGAGGCACACATTCAGGGATGTTAGCATCATGGCTGAAGAAGCCAGGAGACGTGCAGAGATTGCAAG ACTAAGGGAGCTTCACACTCTGAAGGGGAAGGTCGAGTCCTTTGCAAAGCTAAGGGGTTTAGACATCGAAACGAACCCAAATTACACTATCTAA